A window of Haloarcula taiwanensis genomic DNA:
CGTCGCCGTGTCCGATTCGAGCGGGGCGATCTACAGCGAATCGTCGTTCGACCCCGTCGCAGTCAAGGACTACAAACGTGAAACCGGGAGTGTCATCGGCTATCCGGACGCAGCAGCGGAATTAACGAACGATGAATTGCTCACACTCGATGTCGATCTGTTGATCCCGGCCGCCCTTGGGAACGCCATCGACGAGTCTCTGGCACGTGAGATATCCGCGGACGTTATCTCTGAGGCCGCGAACGGTCCGATTACCCCCGCAGCGGACGACGTTCTCAGCGACCGCGAGACGCTGGTCATTCCAGATATCCTCGCGAACGCGGGCGGCGTCATCGTCTCGTACTTCGAGTGGGTCCAGAACAGGCAGCGCTTCTACTGGTCCGAAGAGCGCGTGAACGAAGAACTAGATTCGATTATCGTCGAGCAGTTCGAGAACCTCGTCGATGCCTACGAGGAGCGAAACCTCCCGTCCCTCCGAACCGGCGCATACGTCGTCGCACTCCAACGGGTCATGAACGCCAGCGAGCAGAACGGAACCTGGCCGTAACGGGTTCCGGACCACATCTGGCCGCCGCGCCCGTTACTGTATTTGGGAGCGCTCTGTCACCAAACGACACGATATTAAGGCCATCCAGTGACGAAGGCAACTATGCCAACCGACCGGGTCACAGTCTCTCTCGACGAGGAGACCAAAGAGACGTTAGAAAGTCTCGCCGACCGAACTGGGGAGAGCCAGAGCCAACTGATCCGCGAGTCGATCGCGTTCTACGCGGCAAACTTCGACTCAGCCCATGCGAGTGACAGCGACCACCTTCAGACGTACTACGAGATGCTTTCGACGGGCGAGCACGTCCTGCTGGACATCGACTTGCTGCACGCACTCCTGAGTCAGTTTACCGACCCGGACGAACGTGATGAGGAGATTCTGGACATGGTCGATCAGGTGGCGCAGTACCACGCACAGGAGTACGCCGAGCGGTTCGATTCGCTCGAAGACGTTCTGGAATGGCTCTCACTGTGTGGGTTCCTGACCGTTCGCCGCGACGAAAAGGGAAGTTTCCACGTGGTGTTCCCATCTGAGTCGGTGCGGTGGTTGATAATCCGGTTCATCCGTGGTAGCATTACTGCCCTCCCGTTCGAAATTGAAATCGAAGAGAGTGTTTCCAAAGTACTGTTAAGAGAACGGAAGCCGTGAGTACCCCCGCTCTGGACCCGGATAGACTCGTATCCGGGGAGTGAATGTTTCGTACTAGTTTCTCACCGGGTGCTACAGAGTTCATACGACCGATGTTCCGGACACACACAGGTCTTAACAATGTTTTTGCTTACCTGCCGGGACCGTGACAGTGGCTATCAAAACTAACAATCATGAGCATTACAAAACGACTCAAAGCCGTCGGCCCGGGAGCGATGGTCGCCGCCGCGTTCATCGGCCCAGGCACGGTCACGACTGCGAGCGTCACCGGGGCAGAGTTTGGCTACGCGCTCCTGTGGACAATGGTCTTCTCAATCGCTGCAACGATTGTTCTCCAGGAAATGAGCGCGCGGCTGGGCCTTGTCTCGGGGGAGGGGCTCGGCGAAGCACTTCGAGAGCGGTTCGACAATCAAATCGTCGAGTACGTGAGTATATTCCTCGTTGTCGGCGCCATCGGCGTCGGAACCGCCGCCTACGAGGCCGGGAATATCCTCGGCGGTGCCGCAGGGCTCGCGACGATCACAGGTATCGACTCGACAGTGTGGGGAGTCGTGATGGGACTCGTGGCCGGACTCCTGCTCTACACTGGGCGCTACAAACTGATCGAGCGAGCGCTCATCGGGCTGGTCGCCGTGATGGCGTTCTCGTTCGTAGCATCGGCCATCCTTATTGGTCCTGACCCGGGTGCGATTGCGATGGGGTTCGTCCCCGGTATCCCCTCGGGGTCGCTGTATCTCATCACCGGCCTCATCGGAACAACCATCGTCGGGTACAACCTGTTCCTGCACGCGAGTAACGTCCAGGAGCGGTGGAGCGGTCCCGACGATATCGGTCACTCGCGCATCGACACAGTGCTGTCAATCGTTGCGGGCGGCGTGATCACGATTACGATCATGGTGACCGCGGCCGCAGCATTCGAGCCCGGCACCCAGATCAGCGATATCGGTCAGATGGCCGAACAACTGCGACCCATCGCGGGACCGTACGCCGAACTGTTCTTCAGCATCGGCATCTTCGCCGCCGGATTCACGAGCGCGACGACAGCGCCGCTTGCGGGTGCGTGGGCGACCACAGGTGCACTCGGCTGGGATTCAGACATGCAGAGCACACAGTTCCGCGCCGTCTGGGGGACCATCCTCAGTGTTGGGGTGCTTTCGGTGTTGCTGGGTGGCAGTCCCGTCCAGATTATCGTGTTCGCACAGGTTGTTAACGGGATTTTATTGCCCATTGTCGCGGTGTTCTTGATATACGCGATGAACCAGCGGGACCTCCTCGGCGAGTACACGAACGGGTCGATAGCGAACGCCCTCGGCGCGATTGTGACGCTCATCGTCGTGTGGCTCGGGGTTCGGACGCTGCTCAGCGTCGCGGGGGTGCTGTAGATGGGCGGCCGGCGGATCGGTGTCGACGTCGGTGGCACTTTCACTGACGTGACGCTGTCGCTCGACGGCGAACTCGTGACCGCAAAAGTCCCGAGTACCGAAGACCAGAGCGAGGGCGTCATCGCCGGGATCGAGAAGGCCTGCGAAGCGGCTGCAATCGACCCTGAGACCGTAAGCGAGTTCTCTCATGCGATGACCGTCTCGGTCAACGCGCTGCTCGAAGAGGACGGCGCAAAGACCGCGCTCGTCACGACCGACGGGTTCCGAGACGTTCTGGAAATCGGCCGCCAGGATCGCCCGTCGCTGTACGACCTGTCCGCCGAAAAGCCGACACCGCTGGTTCCCAGACGCCGACGCTTCGAAGTGGCCGAACGAACGACCACCGACGGTATCGAACAGCCCGTCGACGAGAGCGAAGTGCGGGCAATCGCCGAGCAGTTGCGCGAGATGGCTGTCGAGTCCGTTGCCGTCTCACTGCTGCACGCGTACGCGCATCCCGAAAACGAAACGCGCGTCGCAGACATCCTGCGGGATGAGCTCGACGTGCCCGTCTCAGCCTCACACGAAGTCCTCGCCGAGTTCCGCGAGTACGAACGAACCTCGACGACGGCCGTCGACGCGTACGTACGACCGGCGATTGACCACTACGTCAGTCACCTCACCGACCGTGCTCGGGACCTCGGGGTCCCACAGCCACGGATCATGCAGGCCAACGGCGGCATCACCGACGCTGATACCGTCCGGCGGAACGCTGTGACGACTGTTCTCTCGGGCCCTGCCGCCGGCGTCGTAGGGGCAGGTTCGATGGCGGCCGACGAACAGGACGGGCTGGTCACGTTCGATATGGGTGGGACCTCTAGCGACGTGAGTCTCGTCCGTGATGGCGAGGCCGAACGGACCACGGAGGGCGTCATCAACGAGCGGCCGATAAAAACGCCGATGGTCGATGTGGAAACAGTCGGGGCGGGTGGCGGGTCCATCGCCTGGATCGACGCCGGGGGCGCACTCCGCATTGGGCCGCGCTCCGCCGGAGCGAACCCCGGCCCCGCCTGCTATGGGAAAGGCGGGACTGAGCCGACCGTCACCGACGCGAACCTCGTGCTGGGCTACATCGGTGCAAGCACCAGCCTGGGCGGGGAACTATCGCTCGACGAGGACGCGGCATACGACGC
This region includes:
- a CDS encoding manganese transporter — protein: MSITKRLKAVGPGAMVAAAFIGPGTVTTASVTGAEFGYALLWTMVFSIAATIVLQEMSARLGLVSGEGLGEALRERFDNQIVEYVSIFLVVGAIGVGTAAYEAGNILGGAAGLATITGIDSTVWGVVMGLVAGLLLYTGRYKLIERALIGLVAVMAFSFVASAILIGPDPGAIAMGFVPGIPSGSLYLITGLIGTTIVGYNLFLHASNVQERWSGPDDIGHSRIDTVLSIVAGGVITITIMVTAAAAFEPGTQISDIGQMAEQLRPIAGPYAELFFSIGIFAAGFTSATTAPLAGAWATTGALGWDSDMQSTQFRAVWGTILSVGVLSVLLGGSPVQIIVFAQVVNGILLPIVAVFLIYAMNQRDLLGEYTNGSIANALGAIVTLIVVWLGVRTLLSVAGVL
- a CDS encoding CopG family transcriptional regulator, coding for MPTDRVTVSLDEETKETLESLADRTGESQSQLIRESIAFYAANFDSAHASDSDHLQTYYEMLSTGEHVLLDIDLLHALLSQFTDPDERDEEILDMVDQVAQYHAQEYAERFDSLEDVLEWLSLCGFLTVRRDEKGSFHVVFPSESVRWLIIRFIRGSITALPFEIEIEESVSKVLLRERKP
- a CDS encoding 5-oxoprolinase — protein: MGGRRIGVDVGGTFTDVTLSLDGELVTAKVPSTEDQSEGVIAGIEKACEAAAIDPETVSEFSHAMTVSVNALLEEDGAKTALVTTDGFRDVLEIGRQDRPSLYDLSAEKPTPLVPRRRRFEVAERTTTDGIEQPVDESEVRAIAEQLREMAVESVAVSLLHAYAHPENETRVADILRDELDVPVSASHEVLAEFREYERTSTTAVDAYVRPAIDHYVSHLTDRARDLGVPQPRIMQANGGITDADTVRRNAVTTVLSGPAAGVVGAGSMAADEQDGLVTFDMGGTSSDVSLVRDGEAERTTEGVINERPIKTPMVDVETVGAGGGSIAWIDAGGALRIGPRSAGANPGPACYGKGGTEPTVTDANLVLGYIGASTSLGGELSLDEDAAYDALADLADEAGLDGPLDAARGVYRVANANMTRAIRSVTVERGYDPRKFGLAAFGGAGPMHAASIAASLDMDRVVIPRASGVLSAYGLLAADEKRDAVRTYQRSLDAVDPDDVDAVYEALAEELLAEVSDREAATVRYSADLRYAGQSFELTVDVDRPFDTADARERFGTAHESAYGYRADESVELVNCRVTTTVERSAPPVEYAAEGDPQKGSREAVFADEVRETPVYGRAQLPPQDRIDGPAIIEGDESTIVVPPAWNVRVRDDGTLIAAVSDT